In one window of Nomascus leucogenys isolate Asia chromosome 1a, Asia_NLE_v1, whole genome shotgun sequence DNA:
- the KLHDC2 gene encoding kelch domain-containing protein 2 — MADGNEDLRADDLPGPAFESYESMELACPAERSGHVAVSDGRHMFVWGGYKSNQVRGLYDFYLPREELWIYNMETGRWKKINTEGDVPPSMSGSCAVCVDRVLYLFGGHHSRGNTNKFYMLDSRSTDRVLQWERIDCQGIPPSSKDKLGVWVYKNKLIFFGGYGYLPEDKVLGTFEFDETSFWNSSHPRGWNDHVHILDTETFTWSQPITTGKAPSPRAAHACATVGNRGFVFGGRYRDARMNDLHYLNLDTWEWNELIPQGICPVGRSWHSLTPVSSDHLFLFGGFTTDKQPLSDAWTYCISKNEWIQFNHPYTEKPRLWHTACASDEGEVIVFGGCANNLLVHHRAAHSNEILIFSVQPKSLVRLSLEAVICFKEMLANSWNCLPKHLLHSVNQRFGSNNTSGS; from the exons ATGGCTGATGGCAACGAGGATCTGCGGGCGGACGACTTGCCTGGGCCAGCCTTCGAGAGCTATGAGTCCATGGAGCTCGCCTGCCCCGCCGAGCGCAGCGGCCACGTAGCCGTCAGCGACGGGCGCCACATGTTCGTCTGGGGCGGCTACAAG agtAATCAAGTCAGAGGATTATATGACTTTTATCTGCCTAGAGAAGAACTATGGATCTACAACATGGAGACTGGAAGATG gaaaaaaatcaacactgAAGGTGATGTTCCTCCTTCTATGTCAGGAAGCTGTGCTGTGTGTGTAGACAGGGTGCTGTACTTGTTTGGAGGACACCACTCAAGAGGCAATACCAATAAG ttctacatgCTGGATTCAAggtctacagacagagtgttacAGTGGGAAAGAATTGATTGCCAAGGAATTCCTCCATCATCAAAGGACAAACTTGGTGTCTGGGTATATAAAAACAA GTTAATATTTTTTGGAGGGTATGGATATTTGCCTGAAGATAAAGTATTGGGAACTTTTGAATTTGATGAAACATCTTTTTGG AATTCAAGTCATCCAAGAGGATGGAATGATCATGTACATATTTTAGATACTGAAACATTTACCTGGAGCCAGCCTATAACTACT GGTAAAGCACCTTCACCTCGTGCTGCCCACGCCTGTGCAACTGTCGGAAATAGAGGCTTTGTGTTTGGAGGCAGATATCGA GATGCTAGAATGAATGATCTTCACTATCTTAATCTGGATACATGGGAGTGGAATGAATT AATTCCACAAGGCATATGCCCAGTTGGTCGATCTTGGCACTCACTAACACCAGTTTCTTCAGatcatctttttctctttggagGATTTACCACTGATAAACAGCCACTAA GTGATGCCTGGACTTACTGCATCAGTAAAAATGAATGGATACAATTTAATCATCCATATACTGAAAAACCAAG gTTATGGCACACAGCTTGTGCCAGCGATGAAGGAGAAGTAATTGTTTTTGGTGGATGTGCCAACAACTTGCTTGTCCATCACAGAGCT GCACACAGTAATGAAATACTAATATTTTCAGTTCAACCAAAATCTCTTGTACG GCTAAGCTTAGAAGCAGTCATTTGCTTTAAAGAAATGTTAGCCAACTCATGGAACTGCCTTCCAAAACACTTACTTCACAGTGTTAATCAGAGGTTTGGTAGTAACAACACTTCTGGATCTTAA